A window from Peromyscus eremicus chromosome 1, PerEre_H2_v1, whole genome shotgun sequence encodes these proteins:
- the Ppp1r13l gene encoding relA-associated inhibitor: MDSEAFQNARDLLDLNFQSLAMKHMDLKQMELDTAAAKVDELTKQLESLWSDSPAPPGPQAGVPPRMSRYSTSPILEHFGSRGSPQKTSTDGTEARFGRSESAPSLHPYSPLSPKGRPSSPRTPIYLQPDAYSSLERAPSPRPRAFDGAGSPHGRAPSPRPVTGSLRQPGPPTPFDYLGRSGSPRGSPLAEGPQAFFPERGPSPRPPAAGYDAPAAFGSPLLGAGGSAFAPPLRAQDDLTLRRRPPKAWNESDLDVAYEKKPSQTASYERLDVFTRPASPGLQLLPWRESSLDGLGGSGKDNITSATLPRNYKVSPLATDRRSDIGSYRRSVGSAGPSGTLPRSWQPVSRIPMPPSSPQPRNTLRQRPIPLSMIFKLQNAFWEHGASRAVLPGSPIFSRAPPPKLPPQPPPQPPPQPQPQMPPQSQAQPQTPAPPQTWPPVNEGLLKPPAELEPEPELEGLLAPVLEAGDTEEGTVTRPLSPTRLQPALPPEAQTVPELEEVARVLAEIPRPLKRRGSMEQSPAVALPPTHKKQYQLIINRLFHRHGGPGPGGPEPELSTITEGSEARAGPPAPAPPAPIPPPAPPQSSLPEQPQSMEMRSVLRKVGSPRKARRARLNPLVLLLDAALTGELDVVQQAVKEMNDPSQPNEEGITALHNAICGANYPIVDFLIAAGANVNSPDSHGWTPLHCAASCNDTAICTALVQHGAAIFATTLSDGATAIEKCDPYREGYADCATYLADVEQSMGLMHSGVVYALWDYSAEFGDELSFREGESVTVLRRDGPEETDWWWAALHGQEGYVPRNYFGLFPRVKSQRSKI; this comes from the exons ATGGACAGCGAAGCATTCCAGAATGCGAGGGATCTTCTGGATCTGAACTTCCAGT CGCTGGCCATGAAGCACATGGATCTGAAACAGATGGAGTTGGACACCGCGGCCGCCAAAGTGGACGAACTGACCAAGCAGTTAGAGTCCCTGTGGTCAGACTCGCCAGCGCCTCCTGGCCCGCAGGCTGGAGTTCCCCCTAGG ATGTCCCGGTACAGCACCAGCCCCATCCTGGAGCATTTTGGTAGCAGAGGGTCCCCCCAGAAGACGTCCACCGATGGCACAGAGGCCCGTTTTGGACGCTCGGAGAGTGCCCCATCCCTGCACCCCTACAGCCCTCTGTCCCCCAAGGGCCGGCCGTCCTCCCCACGCACCCCCATCTACCTGCAGCCCGATGCCTACAGCAGCCTGGAGCGCGCGCCATCGCCCAGACCCCGCGCCTTTGACGGGGCGGGCAGTCCCCATGGCCGGGCGCCGTCCCCGCGGCCGGTGACTGGCTCACTGCGCCAGCCGGGCCCTCCGACGCCCTTCGACTACCTGGGCCGCTCAGGGTCCCCCCGGGGCAGCCCTCTAGCCGAGGGGCCCCAAGCCTTCTTCCCAGAACGGGGACCTTCCCCACGTCCACCCGCTGCAGGCTATGACGCGCCGGCTGCGTTCGGGAGCCCCCTGCTGGGCGCGGGTGGCAGTGCCTTCGCCCCGCCGCTTCGCGCACAAG ACGACCTGACGCTGCGCCGGAGGCCCCCGAAAGCCTGGAACGAGTCTGACTTAGACGTGGCTTATGAGAAAAAGCCTTCACAGACAGCGAGCTATGAAC GGCTGGATGTCTTTACACGGCCTGCCTCGCCGGGCCTGCAGCTCTTACCCTGGAGAGAGAGCAGCCTGGATGGGCTTGGGGGCAGTGGCAAG GACAACATCACCAGCGCCACATTGCCACGCAATTACAAAGTGTCCCCTCTGGCCACCGACAGGCGTTCTGACATAGGCAGTTACCGCCGCTCTGTGGGCTCAGCAGGCCCCTCAGGCACTTTGCCCCGCAGCTGGCAGCCCGTCAGCCGCATCCCCAtgcccccctccagcccccagccccgcAACACACTGCGCCAGCGCCCCATACCCCTCAGCATGATCTTTAAGCTCCAGAATGCTTTCTGGGAGCATGGAGCCAGCAGGGCTGTGCTCCCGGGATCCCCCATCTTCTCCCGAGCACCCCCACCCAAGCTACCTCCCCAGCCACCCCCTCAGCCACCCCCCCAGCCCCAACCTCAGATGCCCCCCCAGTCCCAGGCCCAGCCTCAGACTCCGGCACCTCCACAGACTTGGCCTCCCGTGAATGAAG GCCTCCTCAAACCCCCTGCCGAGctggagccagagccagagctggAGGGGTTACTGGCTCCCGTGCTGGAGGCCGGGGACACAGAAGAAGGCACCGTCACTCGGCCCCTCAGCCCCACCAGGCTACAGCCAGCCTTGCCGCCCGAGGCACAGACGGTGCCTGAGCTGGAGGAGGTGGCCCGAGTGCTGGCAGAGATTCCTCGGCCCCTCAAGCGCAGAGGCTCCATGGAGCAGAGCCCTGCTGTGgccctgccccccacccacaAGAAGCAATACCAGCTGATCATCAATAGACTTTTCCATCGGCATGGTGGCCCAGGGCCTGGCGGGCCTGAGCCAGAGCTGTCCACAATCACAGAGGGATCCGAGGCCAGGGCAGGGCCCCCTGCTCCCGCCCCACcagctcccatcccacccccagccccaccccagagCAGTCTTCCAGAGCAGCCTCAGAGCATG GAAATGCGCTCGGTACTGCGCAAAGTGGGCTCCCCGCGCAAGGCCCGGCGTGCGCGCCTCAACCCACTGGTGCTGCTGTTGGACGCAGCGCTGACTGGGGAGCTGGACGTGGTGCAGCAGGCGGTGAAGGAG ATGAATGACCCAAGCCAGCCCAACGAGGAGGGCATCACCGCTCTGCACAATGCCATCTGCGGCGCCAACTACCCCATCGTGGACTTCCTCATCGCTGCGGGCGCCAATGTCAACTCCCCTGACAGCCACGGCTG GACACCCCTGCATTGTGCGGCGTCATGTAATGACACTGCCATCTGTACCGCACTGGTGCAGCATGGCGCAGCCATCTTTGCCACCACGCTCAGTGACGGTGCTACTGCCATCGAAAAGTGCGACCCTTACCGAGAGGGCTACGCGGACTGTGCCACCTACCTGGCAG ACGTGGAGCAGAGCATGGGGCTGATGCACAGTGGCGTCGTGTATGCGCTCTGGGACTACAGCGCCGAGTTTGGGGATGAGCTGTCCTTCCGGGAGGGCGAGTCGGTCACGGTGCTCCGGAGGGACGGGCCAGAGGAGACGGACTGGTGGTGGGCGGCACTGCATGGCCAGGAGGGCTATGTGCCACGCAACTACTTTGGG CTCTTCCCTAGGGTGAAGTCTCAGAGGAGCAAAATCTAG